A window of archaeon BMS3Bbin15 contains these coding sequences:
- a CDS encoding putative hydrolase has protein sequence MGNGGAHDFDHIVRVLKIAERIGEAEGADLDVVFFATLFHDIDRHREDKGKVSCHAESSAEHTRRLLRSYLLPGDFIERVAVCIERHRFREGRTPESLQEKVLSDADKLDAMGATGIARAYLFGGAFGERV, from the coding sequence ATGGGAAATGGAGGTGCCCATGACTTTGATCATATTGTAAGGGTATTGAAGATTGCTGAAAGGATTGGAGAGGCTGAGGGAGCAGATTTGGATGTGGTATTTTTTGCTACTCTTTTCCATGATATAGACAGGCACAGGGAGGATAAAGGGAAAGTCTCATGCCATGCTGAAAGCTCTGCAGAGCATACGAGAAGGCTTCTCAGAAGCTACCTCTTGCCAGGTGATTTTATTGAGAGAGTTGCAGTCTGCATTGAAAGGCACAGATTCAGGGAAGGCAGAACACCTGAAAGTCTTCAAGAAAAGGTGCTCAGTGATGCTGATAAGCTGGATGCCATGGGAGCTACGGGTATAGCGAGAGCTTATCTATTTGGAGGAGCATTTGGTGAGAGGGTATGA
- a CDS encoding dihydrolipoamide dehydrogenase gives MISVKYDVVIIGAGPAGLFAAYELVENSNLSVIVIDEGKDVDQRACPMDRTGTCINCKPCNVMSGVGGAGGLSDGTLNLRPDIGGNLYDYMNYKEAWKLIDYVDKIWVKHGTPEKLYKATSLEEEELSRRAASAGIEFIQIPQRHIGSDHTPEVIKSIADYLRQKGIKFLLETMVEEIKVGKIKLSTGEEIEAKYIIAAPGRSGSSWMVKQAQKLGIEITHGPIDVGLRVEVPAVIMEPVCRINRDPKFHIITKTYDDFVRTFCVNHRGFMVKETYSGYIGVNGHSLRDKHSNNTNFAFLTRIVLTEPVENSTDYGESIARTATTLGGGNPLIQRLGDLRRGRRSTWKRIRSGLVKPTLTDVTPGDIAMVMPHRVVTNIIEGLERLNMVIPGVASDSTLLYAPEIKYYAMKVSVNETMETNIPNIFVAGDGVGVSRGIIIASATGIMAARGIMKKEGVN, from the coding sequence GTGATATCTGTGAAGTATGACGTTGTGATTATAGGGGCAGGACCTGCTGGACTTTTTGCAGCTTACGAGCTGGTTGAAAATAGCAATCTGTCTGTTATAGTAATAGATGAAGGTAAAGATGTAGACCAGAGGGCTTGTCCAATGGATAGAACAGGGACATGTATTAACTGCAAACCCTGTAATGTAATGTCCGGTGTGGGTGGCGCAGGAGGCTTAAGTGATGGAACCTTAAATTTAAGGCCAGATATCGGCGGTAATCTCTATGATTATATGAATTATAAGGAAGCCTGGAAACTCATTGATTATGTGGATAAAATCTGGGTCAAACATGGCACTCCTGAAAAACTGTATAAAGCCACAAGTCTTGAAGAGGAGGAGTTATCAAGAAGGGCTGCCAGTGCTGGCATAGAGTTTATTCAGATACCACAGAGGCACATAGGCAGTGACCACACGCCAGAGGTCATAAAGTCAATAGCAGATTATCTAAGACAGAAAGGTATTAAGTTCCTTCTTGAGACCATGGTTGAGGAGATCAAAGTTGGAAAAATTAAACTCTCCACTGGAGAAGAGATTGAAGCTAAGTATATAATTGCGGCTCCTGGCAGAAGTGGTTCCTCCTGGATGGTAAAACAGGCACAGAAACTTGGAATTGAAATCACACATGGGCCAATAGATGTGGGTTTGAGAGTTGAGGTTCCTGCTGTTATAATGGAACCTGTGTGTAGAATAAACAGAGACCCCAAATTCCATATTATAACCAAAACCTATGATGACTTTGTTAGGACCTTCTGTGTAAACCACAGGGGCTTCATGGTGAAGGAGACCTACAGTGGTTATATTGGTGTGAATGGTCACAGTTTGAGAGATAAACATAGCAATAACACCAACTTTGCATTCCTCACAAGAATTGTCCTTACAGAGCCTGTCGAGAACTCCACAGATTACGGCGAAAGTATAGCAAGAACTGCAACAACCCTCGGAGGAGGTAACCCCCTTATCCAGCGCCTTGGCGATTTAAGAAGGGGCAGGAGAAGCACATGGAAGAGAATCAGGTCAGGACTTGTTAAGCCAACACTTACAGATGTAACCCCTGGAGATATAGCAATGGTTATGCCTCACAGGGTGGTTACAAACATTATTGAAGGTTTGGAAAGACTTAACATGGTTATACCTGGTGTGGCAAGTGATTCCACCCTACTCTATGCTCCTGAGATAAAATATTATGCCATGAAGGTAAGTGTGAATGAGACTATGGAGACAAATATACCCAATATTTTTGTGGCTGGAGACGGCGTAGGAGTGAGCAGGGGTATAATTATTGCGTCAGCTACAGGAATAATGGCAGCAAGAGGTATAATGAAAAAGGAAGGAGTAAATTAA
- the erpA gene encoding iron-sulfur cluster insertion protein ErpA, with protein MVLVTERAVEELKKTLKAENKEEFGIKLYISSAGCHGPSYGMAVAEKAEDGEKVITSNGIKLFLTEQIETYLDGFELDFVETEYGAGFTVYNPNETASSCDSGCSSCH; from the coding sequence ATGGTATTAGTCACAGAACGAGCAGTAGAAGAATTGAAAAAAACACTGAAAGCTGAAAACAAGGAAGAATTTGGAATCAAACTTTATATATCCAGTGCAGGCTGTCACGGTCCCAGCTATGGCATGGCAGTGGCAGAAAAAGCTGAAGATGGCGAGAAGGTTATAACTTCAAATGGAATAAAACTCTTTCTTACAGAACAGATTGAAACCTATTTAGACGGCTTTGAGCTGGACTTTGTCGAGACAGAATATGGAGCTGGATTTACTGTATATAATCCCAACGAGACAGCAAGTTCCTGTGATTCCGGTTGTTCTTCCTGTCATTAA
- a CDS encoding carbon monoxide dehydrogenase/acetyl-CoA synthase subunit alpha, translated as MFRGIPVDVASIYEGESIHADKAYADLGRELGVELLRVASDTEVADGQVYVTGKNIQDIKKGDNLPFGIYIKVAGERLEEDIEGVFERRIHELMNYIQGFMHNGSRDSMWCRISDESAEAGLNLEHIGRALIELFKKEYRVIEKMEVSFYTEKEKVEELLKTTREVFARRDEKIKSIRDEDVDVFYGCLLCQSHAPNHVCIISPSRTSNCGSISWLEAKAAVKIDPNGPIFEVPKGETIEEFKGEFSGVDEAIKEKSSGSTEKVYLHSMFDHPHTSCGCAEAISFFIPEVNGFGIVDSAFKGNTPFGMDFSALIKQIGGGIPTPGFLGISYAYMKSDKFLQGDDGWKRVVWMPSALKKRFSDYIAEDIIDKIATEKEAENLDSLRSFLLNKKHPAIKEKEDNSEKPDVSRPVSIPVSRGKVKVVFDGINFRVDELIITSTDDD; from the coding sequence ATGTTCAGGGGCATTCCTGTTGATGTTGCCAGTATTTATGAAGGTGAAAGTATTCATGCCGATAAGGCTTATGCTGATTTAGGCAGAGAGCTTGGAGTTGAACTTCTGAGAGTTGCCTCTGATACTGAAGTTGCAGATGGCCAGGTTTATGTTACAGGGAAAAATATACAGGATATAAAGAAGGGAGATAACCTTCCTTTTGGGATCTACATAAAGGTGGCTGGAGAGAGGCTTGAGGAGGATATCGAGGGAGTATTTGAGAGAAGGATTCATGAACTCATGAATTATATTCAGGGTTTTATGCACAACGGTTCAAGAGACTCAATGTGGTGTAGAATTAGCGATGAGTCTGCAGAAGCAGGTTTAAACCTTGAGCACATAGGCAGAGCCCTTATTGAACTTTTCAAGAAGGAATACAGAGTTATAGAAAAGATGGAGGTTAGTTTCTACACTGAAAAGGAGAAGGTGGAGGAACTGTTGAAGACCACCAGGGAGGTCTTTGCCAGAAGGGATGAGAAGATAAAGAGTATAAGGGATGAAGATGTGGATGTATTCTATGGATGCCTTCTCTGCCAGAGCCATGCCCCAAACCATGTCTGTATTATCTCACCCTCAAGAACCTCCAACTGTGGTTCAATTTCATGGCTTGAGGCTAAAGCTGCTGTGAAAATTGACCCTAATGGCCCTATTTTTGAAGTGCCAAAAGGTGAAACTATTGAAGAGTTCAAAGGTGAGTTCAGTGGTGTTGACGAAGCTATAAAGGAAAAAAGTTCAGGTTCAACTGAAAAAGTTTATCTACACAGCATGTTTGACCATCCTCATACCTCATGCGGCTGTGCAGAAGCAATATCTTTCTTTATACCGGAGGTTAACGGCTTTGGCATAGTGGATTCTGCCTTTAAAGGTAACACACCATTTGGTATGGATTTTTCTGCTCTGATAAAACAGATAGGCGGAGGTATACCAACTCCCGGCTTCCTCGGCATAAGTTATGCATATATGAAGTCAGACAAATTTTTGCAGGGAGATGATGGCTGGAAAAGAGTTGTATGGATGCCATCTGCTCTAAAGAAGAGATTCTCAGATTATATCGCAGAGGACATAATAGATAAGATTGCAACAGAGAAAGAAGCAGAAAATCTGGATTCTCTCAGGAGTTTCCTTCTCAATAAGAAACATCCTGCTATAAAAGAAAAAGAAGATAACAGTGAAAAGCCAGATGTTTCCAGACCTGTGAGTATACCGGTTTCTAGAGGAAAGGTAAAGGTGGTCTTTGATGGCATAAACTTCAGAGTTGACGAGCTGATAATAACCTCTACAGATGATGATTAA
- the hpt gene encoding hypoxanthine-guanine phosphoribosyltransferase has translation MQYLRLYWDDIEELCIEIAREIKKRRLDFDIIIGLARGGLIPSRILSDLLDNDELYTVRVKFYSGIAETEDEPRIIHPVQIDVSGKNILLVDDIADTGRSLMLAQKHLKDKKAGKVTVVTLIKKPSSKFIPDIYVQDTDAWVIFPWEVRETVRLLASKYNGDELQEALRQAEITNSEAKEALEP, from the coding sequence ATGCAATACCTTAGACTTTACTGGGATGACATAGAAGAACTATGTATTGAGATAGCCAGAGAGATAAAAAAGCGCAGACTTGATTTTGATATTATTATAGGACTGGCGAGAGGAGGTCTTATTCCTTCGAGAATTCTAAGTGACCTTCTGGATAATGATGAACTCTATACTGTAAGAGTTAAATTCTATTCTGGAATTGCCGAAACAGAAGACGAACCAAGAATAATTCACCCTGTACAGATAGATGTGTCTGGAAAAAATATACTTCTTGTTGATGATATCGCAGATACAGGCAGAAGTCTTATGCTTGCACAGAAACATCTCAAGGATAAAAAAGCAGGCAAAGTCACTGTGGTTACTCTTATAAAGAAACCATCCTCCAAGTTTATCCCCGATATCTATGTTCAGGATACCGATGCCTGGGTGATTTTTCCATGGGAAGTGAGAGAGACTGTAAGGCTACTTGCTTCGAAATATAACGGAGATGAACTTCAGGAAGCATTAAGACAGGCGGAAATAACTAATTCTGAGGCCAAAGAAGCTTTGGAGCCATAA
- the arsC2 gene encoding arsenate-mycothiol transferase ArsC2 encodes MKKLLFVCVGNSCRSIMAEAWLNALISSDRAIAMSAGTEPAEEVNPLAIRVMKEAGISIENKKPRMLTPEMNIEFDYIITMGCMEGCPVTPREKTIKWNIYDPKGKPVEKFREVRDTIKREVEKLIYELRLI; translated from the coding sequence ATGAAAAAATTGCTATTTGTATGTGTCGGAAACTCCTGCAGGAGTATTATGGCAGAGGCATGGTTAAATGCTCTTATTAGCTCAGACAGAGCTATCGCAATGAGTGCCGGAACTGAGCCTGCCGAAGAAGTTAATCCACTGGCTATCAGGGTTATGAAAGAGGCAGGCATATCTATTGAAAATAAAAAGCCGCGCATGCTAACTCCTGAGATGAACATAGAGTTTGATTATATTATCACAATGGGATGTATGGAAGGATGTCCCGTAACTCCCAGAGAAAAAACAATAAAATGGAATATATATGACCCTAAGGGAAAACCAGTAGAGAAGTTCAGAGAGGTGAGAGATACAATAAAGAGAGAGGTGGAGAAGCTTATATATGAGCTCAGGCTTATTTAA
- a CDS encoding putative HTH-type transcriptional regulator/MT0088: MEDMIARIKSDILKAIAHPTRLKIIELLRHGEKCVCEIIPALGLEQANVSQHLAVLRDRGIVEYRRQGASVFYRVRNKEIYKMLDYLDEIVLENLEYTKDIIIKIKK, from the coding sequence ATGGAAGATATGATTGCAAGAATTAAATCGGATATTCTCAAGGCTATTGCCCATCCCACCCGTCTGAAAATAATTGAACTTCTCAGGCATGGTGAAAAGTGTGTATGTGAGATAATTCCTGCTCTCGGACTGGAACAGGCAAATGTGTCCCAGCATCTTGCAGTTCTGAGGGACAGAGGAATTGTGGAATACAGAAGACAGGGAGCCAGTGTATTCTATAGAGTCAGGAATAAGGAAATCTATAAAATGCTGGACTATCTTGATGAGATTGTACTCGAAAATCTGGAATACACAAAAGATATAATTATAAAAATTAAAAAGTGA
- the mvaA gene encoding 3-hydroxy-3-methylglutaryl-coenzyme A reductase, protein MKSSRISGFYKLPPEERLEKVREFANLEEEEVKAIAGIGLNTEQAERMIENFIGTLELPIGIATNFLIDEKDYLVPMAIEEPSVLAAASNAAKMARVKGGFTTSATEPVMIGQIQLTGIHDPHSAKMEILRIKDKIIDKANEQDPILMKFGGGCKDIEVRVIDTKLGPMVITHLLVDCRDAMGANAINTMAEAVAPMLEDITGGKVYLRIISNLAKFRLARARAVFDKDAIGGEEVVDGILNAYAFAEADIFRCATHNKGIMNGITAVTLATGNDTRAIEAGAHSYAAINGSYKPLTTYEKNKDGDLVGTIEVPVAAGLIGGATAVHPVAKASVKILGIKTASELSRIIAAVGLAQNFAALRALATEGIQRGHMNLHARNIAAMAGAVGDEINKVAELLVRSGKVRMDKAKEILEKMRAEKKGE, encoded by the coding sequence ATGAAAAGTTCAAGAATATCAGGATTTTATAAACTTCCGCCAGAAGAGAGACTTGAAAAGGTAAGGGAATTCGCAAATCTGGAAGAGGAGGAGGTAAAAGCTATAGCAGGTATAGGGCTGAATACTGAACAGGCTGAAAGGATGATTGAGAATTTCATTGGTACACTTGAGCTTCCTATTGGTATTGCCACAAACTTTCTAATTGACGAAAAGGACTATCTGGTACCCATGGCAATAGAAGAGCCAAGTGTTTTGGCTGCAGCAAGTAATGCCGCAAAAATGGCTAGGGTTAAAGGCGGATTCACAACCTCAGCCACTGAACCTGTTATGATTGGCCAGATTCAACTGACCGGAATTCATGACCCACATAGTGCAAAGATGGAAATTCTGAGAATAAAGGACAAGATAATAGATAAGGCAAATGAACAGGACCCGATTCTCATGAAATTCGGCGGGGGTTGTAAGGATATTGAGGTAAGGGTAATAGATACAAAGCTTGGTCCAATGGTGATTACCCATCTTCTTGTTGACTGCAGAGATGCCATGGGAGCCAATGCTATCAATACAATGGCAGAGGCAGTTGCTCCCATGCTAGAGGATATTACCGGCGGAAAGGTATACCTCAGAATAATTTCCAATCTAGCTAAATTCAGACTGGCAAGAGCCAGAGCAGTATTTGATAAAGATGCTATAGGAGGCGAGGAGGTTGTGGATGGCATATTGAATGCCTATGCATTTGCCGAAGCTGATATTTTCAGATGCGCCACCCACAATAAGGGTATAATGAATGGAATCACAGCAGTAACCCTTGCAACAGGCAATGATACAAGGGCTATAGAGGCAGGTGCGCATTCCTATGCTGCCATTAATGGTAGCTATAAGCCTCTGACCACCTACGAGAAGAATAAAGATGGAGACCTTGTTGGCACAATAGAGGTGCCAGTTGCGGCAGGCCTTATCGGTGGAGCAACTGCAGTTCATCCTGTGGCTAAAGCTTCAGTGAAAATTCTGGGTATTAAAACTGCGAGTGAACTCTCAAGAATTATAGCTGCAGTAGGTCTTGCCCAGAACTTTGCTGCTTTGAGGGCTCTTGCTACAGAAGGTATTCAGAGAGGGCATATGAACCTTCATGCCAGAAATATAGCTGCAATGGCAGGTGCTGTCGGTGATGAAATTAATAAGGTGGCAGAGCTCCTTGTCAGGTCTGGAAAGGTGAGAATGGATAAAGCAAAGGAGATTCTCGAGAAGATGAGGGCTGAGAAGAAGGGGGAATGA
- the bsdC gene encoding phenolic acid decarboxylase subunit C, producing the protein MKSLKDFLKVDLIVDNEVSPEFEISKILMENYRKTVLFNRVKGSRLRVAGNIITSRDRMCSALGTTREKFVMKVTESLKSPVEAEYVDKKPWQEEIKSLRELPILRHFKKDAGAYITSGVVFARDEEHGRNASIHRMLVLDDNHIAIRLVERHLHAFYTKKEEKNEALEIAIAIGLHPSVLFASSYSFNSFEDELALAGALAGEPVTLAKCKSVDLRVPSEAEIVIEGKILPGERTEEGPFIDITGTYDIVRKQPVIEVTKISVKRDAIYPALVPSSVEHRLLMGMPREPSIYHEVSKVADVKNVVLSEGGCNWLHGFVSIKKRSEDEPEKAIEAAFEGHRSMKHVVIVDDDIDIFKPEEVEFAIATRFQAHRDAHIFRNVKGSSLDPSAGRSAITTKVGIDATKPLGKEEEYEKAGIPEVKK; encoded by the coding sequence ATGAAAAGCTTAAAGGACTTTCTAAAGGTAGATTTAATTGTAGACAATGAAGTCAGCCCTGAATTTGAAATTTCGAAGATACTAATGGAAAACTACAGAAAGACAGTACTTTTCAATAGAGTTAAAGGAAGCAGGCTGAGGGTTGCCGGTAACATAATAACCTCCAGAGACAGGATGTGCTCGGCTCTCGGCACAACCAGAGAGAAATTTGTAATGAAGGTGACAGAGAGTTTAAAAAGTCCTGTCGAAGCTGAATATGTGGATAAAAAACCCTGGCAGGAGGAAATAAAAAGTCTCAGAGAACTTCCCATACTCAGGCACTTCAAGAAGGATGCAGGAGCCTATATAACCTCTGGCGTGGTTTTTGCCAGAGATGAAGAGCACGGAAGAAATGCAAGTATTCACAGAATGCTTGTTCTGGATGATAATCATATTGCAATACGCCTTGTGGAGAGACATCTTCATGCCTTTTACACAAAAAAGGAAGAAAAGAATGAAGCACTCGAAATAGCCATTGCTATTGGCCTTCATCCCAGTGTGCTATTTGCATCCAGCTATTCATTCAACAGCTTTGAAGATGAGCTTGCTCTGGCAGGCGCTCTTGCTGGAGAGCCTGTTACTCTGGCAAAATGTAAATCTGTTGACCTGAGAGTCCCATCAGAGGCAGAAATTGTCATTGAGGGAAAAATTCTTCCTGGAGAGAGGACTGAAGAGGGTCCCTTTATAGATATAACAGGCACCTATGACATTGTAAGAAAGCAACCAGTAATTGAAGTAACAAAAATCTCAGTAAAAAGAGATGCAATATACCCTGCCCTTGTGCCCAGCAGTGTTGAACACAGGTTGCTTATGGGTATGCCAAGAGAACCTTCCATTTATCATGAGGTCTCAAAGGTTGCAGATGTAAAGAATGTGGTTCTGAGCGAGGGAGGGTGTAACTGGCTTCATGGTTTTGTAAGCATAAAAAAGAGGAGTGAGGACGAGCCAGAAAAAGCAATAGAAGCAGCTTTTGAAGGTCACAGAAGTATGAAACATGTGGTTATTGTGGATGATGATATAGATATATTTAAGCCAGAAGAGGTTGAATTTGCCATAGCAACAAGATTCCAGGCTCACAGAGATGCTCATATTTTCAGGAATGTTAAAGGTTCCAGTCTGGACCCGAGTGCAGGAAGGTCAGCAATTACAACAAAAGTTGGTATTGATGCGACAAAACCACTTGGAAAGGAAGAAGAATATGAAAAAGCCGGGATACCCGAGGTGAAAAAATGA
- a CDS encoding putative aromatic acid decarboxylase, giving the protein MKILIAITGASGMPYAAKLIETFENLNIDYNGIISTPALKIFRKEAGDKTALLQKFYSDADMEAPFSSGSSSVDAMVIVPSSMKTLAAIAGGYASNLITRSADVMLKERKKLIIVPRETPLNSIHLENMLKLSNMGAVILPAMPAFYHSPENIEDILNFIAGKVLDVLEIKNNLYRRWGE; this is encoded by the coding sequence ATGAAGATTCTTATTGCTATAACAGGTGCGAGTGGCATGCCCTATGCAGCAAAACTCATTGAAACCTTCGAAAATCTAAATATTGATTACAATGGCATAATAAGCACACCTGCTTTAAAGATTTTCAGAAAAGAGGCAGGGGACAAAACCGCTCTACTTCAGAAATTCTACAGTGATGCGGATATGGAAGCTCCATTTTCCAGTGGCTCTTCCAGTGTTGACGCCATGGTAATTGTTCCATCTTCAATGAAGACTCTGGCAGCCATTGCAGGAGGCTATGCTTCCAATCTGATAACAAGAAGTGCCGATGTTATGCTAAAAGAGAGAAAAAAGCTTATAATCGTTCCAAGGGAGACTCCTCTCAACTCAATACATCTCGAAAATATGCTCAAACTTTCGAATATGGGCGCTGTTATACTGCCTGCAATGCCTGCCTTCTATCATTCACCTGAAAATATCGAAGATATTCTAAATTTTATAGCAGGCAAGGTTCTTGATGTTCTGGAAATAAAAAACAATTTATACAGAAGGTGGGGCGAATGA
- the mec gene encoding cysO-cysteine peptidase: MRVSGKLVKKMVEHAREKAEEEEVCGIILGKNNRALMVMRATNTSENPEYIYSMSARDIIRASDTAEELGYEVIGFYHSHPCGSPVPSGIDVARATWDGAYYIILNLKGNIKAWRWQENKKRFSEEKLIIE, translated from the coding sequence ATGAGAGTTTCTGGAAAACTTGTTAAAAAGATGGTAGAGCATGCGAGAGAAAAAGCAGAAGAAGAAGAAGTCTGTGGTATTATCCTTGGAAAGAATAATAGAGCATTGATGGTTATGAGGGCAACAAATACTTCGGAAAATCCGGAATACATATACTCAATGTCTGCCAGGGATATTATAAGAGCTTCTGATACTGCAGAAGAACTTGGATATGAGGTTATTGGCTTCTATCACTCTCATCCCTGCGGTTCTCCTGTACCTTCGGGGATTGATGTTGCCAGAGCAACCTGGGATGGGGCTTATTATATTATATTGAATTTAAAGGGAAACATAAAGGCATGGAGGTGGCAGGAGAATAAAAAGAGATTCAGTGAAGAAAAGCTGATAATAGAATAG
- a CDS encoding hypothetical protein (Fibronectin-binding protein A N-terminus (FbpA)), with product MKQSISSFDIYAEVYELKNIINVRVNKVFQVTKDEMKLVLNVREGGKKDLVIEAGKRIHLTEYPKPAPPKPSMFVMALRKYIGNGVLLSIRQVSFDRIIELVFRGREGEEYILVVELFGNGNVLLLNPSRDILAVMRPKRYSTREVVTKAKYEFPPQRINPFEIEAEEIKDLVNNSKGDLVRTIATNLGLGGVYAEEICLRAGIEKSKKSITLEEGGIIWEKIHELKDSVGKEKPGIIFEGELPVDITPVKLEIYRDKKSQEFESMNKALDTYFTTYELDHIEELRRKKYEEEIGKYISRLKDQTSILKKYLKGEKEYKEIGDLIYLNYKIIEELINTIKKARKEYSWEDIKRKFKESKISIVKDIIPSTGDIILILDDNEVKIDIRKDVFKNSEFYYSKGKKFRGKIKGTLRAVRKTVDKIEEIKAKGVEAYSVAKPKPKKRVTKKQEWYEKFRWFISSDGFLVIGGKDATSNEMVFKKHCLPDDIFIHADIHGAPVVVIKTEGRDVPESTTQEAFEFAAAYSRAWKHGFASLEVYWIKPEQVSKRAESGEYVAKGSFVIRGKRNYGVGKVELTIGVILDDDIKVIAGPEKAISSKADYYVIISPGRKKSLEVSREIKTHLIKKAKEEHKDKLSKLNHDEIQRMLPPGTSEIKKIRA from the coding sequence ATGAAACAGAGTATTAGCAGTTTTGATATTTATGCCGAAGTCTATGAACTTAAGAATATAATTAACGTAAGGGTTAATAAAGTTTTTCAGGTAACAAAAGATGAGATGAAGCTGGTACTCAATGTTAGAGAGGGTGGAAAGAAGGACCTCGTTATTGAGGCAGGAAAAAGAATTCATCTAACAGAATATCCAAAACCTGCGCCGCCAAAACCCAGTATGTTCGTAATGGCCCTAAGGAAGTATATAGGCAATGGTGTTCTTCTCAGTATAAGACAGGTCAGCTTTGACAGAATCATTGAGCTTGTCTTCAGAGGCAGGGAAGGTGAAGAATATATACTTGTGGTTGAGCTCTTCGGTAATGGCAATGTTCTTCTTCTGAATCCTTCCAGAGATATTCTTGCTGTTATGAGGCCTAAACGCTACTCCACAAGAGAAGTTGTTACAAAGGCTAAATATGAATTTCCGCCTCAGCGTATCAACCCCTTCGAGATTGAAGCAGAGGAGATTAAAGACCTTGTGAATAACTCCAAAGGCGACCTTGTAAGAACTATTGCCACAAACCTTGGCCTTGGTGGAGTTTATGCAGAGGAAATATGTCTCAGAGCAGGTATAGAAAAGAGCAAAAAGAGTATAACTCTTGAAGAGGGTGGAATTATATGGGAAAAGATTCATGAACTTAAAGATAGTGTAGGCAAAGAAAAGCCAGGAATAATCTTTGAAGGCGAGCTTCCTGTTGATATAACTCCTGTGAAGCTGGAAATTTACAGGGATAAAAAGTCACAGGAATTTGAAAGTATGAATAAAGCTCTTGATACCTATTTCACCACCTATGAGCTTGACCATATAGAAGAGTTGAGGCGCAAGAAGTATGAAGAAGAGATTGGGAAGTACATATCAAGGCTCAAGGATCAAACATCTATCTTGAAAAAATATCTGAAGGGGGAGAAGGAATATAAAGAGATAGGGGATCTTATTTATCTCAATTATAAAATTATAGAAGAACTTATAAATACAATAAAAAAGGCAAGAAAAGAGTATTCATGGGAGGATATAAAAAGAAAGTTTAAGGAAAGTAAAATTTCAATTGTAAAGGACATTATACCATCTACAGGTGATATTATACTTATTCTTGATGATAATGAGGTTAAAATAGATATAAGAAAGGATGTCTTTAAGAATTCAGAATTCTACTATTCAAAGGGAAAAAAGTTCAGAGGAAAAATAAAAGGTACTCTCAGGGCTGTTAGAAAAACAGTTGACAAAATAGAGGAAATTAAAGCTAAAGGTGTTGAAGCCTACAGTGTTGCCAAGCCAAAACCAAAGAAAAGAGTGACTAAAAAGCAGGAATGGTATGAGAAGTTCAGATGGTTTATATCCAGTGACGGCTTCCTTGTTATTGGGGGTAAGGATGCCACAAGCAATGAAATGGTCTTTAAAAAGCACTGCTTACCTGACGATATTTTTATTCATGCCGATATCCATGGTGCTCCTGTTGTGGTTATAAAAACAGAGGGCAGGGATGTGCCGGAGAGCACAACACAGGAAGCCTTCGAATTTGCAGCCGCATATTCAAGAGCATGGAAACACGGCTTTGCCAGCCTCGAGGTTTACTGGATAAAGCCAGAGCAGGTGAGCAAGCGTGCTGAGAGCGGCGAGTATGTTGCTAAGGGCTCCTTTGTTATAAGAGGAAAGAGGAATTATGGAGTTGGTAAGGTTGAACTTACCATTGGTGTGATTCTGGATGATGATATTAAAGTTATAGCTGGACCTGAGAAAGCTATATCGTCAAAAGCCGATTATTATGTTATTATTTCACCTGGAAGAAAGAAGAGCCTTGAAGTTTCCAGAGAAATAAAAACTCACTTAATTAAAAAGGCTAAAGAGGAACATAAAGATAAACTTTCAAAGCTCAATCATGATGAAATTCAGAGAATGCTGCCGCCTGGCACATCTGAAATCAAGAAGATAAGAGCATGA